ACTTTTTACTTCTCTCCATCTCCCTCCGTATCTCTACTTCATAGGCATGCTTCATACCGTAATACTTTCGTTTTTAATGCTTTTGATAAACTGAAAATTGTTTTGCTTTAAATAATCAAAATGTTCTTGTGATATAACTTGAATTGACAGCTTATAATCTATTTCATCGTCCAGTCCATAACCAATCTCTCTTATTTCATCGCCTCTTTTCCAATTATTTGATGACGTAATGACCAGAACATCAATATCTGATTCTTTTGTAGCGTCGCCCCTCGCCTTCGAGCCAAATACCAGTACTTCTACGATTTCATCAGGAAACTTTTTGCTTATTATTTGTTTAAATCTTTCAATTATCTCACGTTCTTTTTGAGAAAGTTTCATAGGTACAATTCCTTATAATCAAAAAACCTTCTGAGTCTGATATGGCCCGTTCAGACCAGATTGCTGCCGCCATTTCTTCGATAACCTTTCTTTCGCTTCCTGGAGTGAAAGTATTCGATCTTCAGATATACCCTTTTCGCCAAGTTCAATTTTATGAAGCATATATATGCGATACATAGCATCTTCAATCTCTTCTTTTTCAGGCAATTCTTTTATCATATCTTTCAATTGAGATTTGAAAATCTGCATTTTTTATCCTCATATTTTTCAAAAAAAGTGTTCGAGTAATTGCATTACTTCTCATTATGAAACGATTTTTCCATTATCAGCGCTTTTGTCGTAGACATGAAAACTCTCATCCAATTAAATAACCGATGTGCAATTATTTTTCATCATCGTCTTCCACCGAAAAGAGTGCCCGTTGTACCCCTTTTTTCTTCGCATTCCCGTCATTTGATACCTTTCTCTTTTTATTCCGGTTCCTTGAACCACTTTTCTGTATATTACTCTCCCTGGAGGCATTCTTTTTCAGATTCCCCTCTCGGGAGGTTTTTTTCTTTTTATTCCCCTCTTGGGAGGGGTAAGGGGTGGGTTCATTCCCCTCCTGGGAGGGCTAGGGGTGGGTTCGTCTTTGTGTCTTCGAATCCAATCCTCAATAACCCACAAAACACCTTGAATATTCTTCTTTATGTCTGAATCATAAAATCTCAAAAACCGTATCCCCAAAGATTCTAATTTTGCCTGCCTGATTCGATCTCCCTCATCTTTTTCACTGTGTGAACAACCATCTATTTCAATTGCCAGCATAAGCTCATTGCAGAAAAAATCTACAATATAATTATCAATGGGCTTTTGGCGATCAAAATCATATCCGCACATCTGTTTCTTCTTTAAGTACGTCCACAACAATGCCTCAGATAAAGTGCCGCTTTTTCTTAATCGTCTTGCTACTTCTTTCAATTTAGGGTTATAGGGTATGATGGTCTTCCTTTTCATTCGAATAACTTTCTTTGTTTCGGCTTTTTTCTTGTGGAATTCTCTTTATTGGACTTTTTGACTCTGGCCGTTTTACCCACCCCTGAATCCCCTCCCGAGAGGGGACTTTTATTCCCCTCTTGGGAGGGGTTCTTCTTCATATTCCCCTCTTGGGAGGGGCTAGGGGTGGGTTCTGCGGTGGGTTCCGGCACATTGACAATATTCAGGCTGTAATCCTCTTTCCCAAATTCACACCTGCCAAGCAACATCTTGGGGATTTTTTTAACGGTAATGTTTCCAAAACGGTTTTCACATGCCTCCTGGAATGACTTGCAACAGATGAGGAGGCTTTCATCCGGGTTCATTTCCTCATGGATCTTATCCAGAAATTGCACCGTGACAAATTGTGTCGTGACAAAAATATAGTCCTTTTCCGTGGAACGCCCCTGTTTCCAGTACATCTGCTCGTCAGGGCAGTATCGAAAACCTTCGTGTTTTGCCATTGCTGCGGCGAGCATATCGGCATTATACCGTTCATCAATAATCCAGTTGCCGTGTTTGTCCTTTTTCAACAAACTTGGGGCTAAGTAGTAATACTTGAACCCTCCGCCTCCCTGCCAACCCACCCCTTTCTCCCCTCCCAGGAGGGGACTTTTTTTATTCCCCTCCTGGGAGGGGTTAGGGGTGGGTTCATTCCCCGATTGAGAGGAGACAGGGGTGGGTACAATTCTTGATATGCCGCCCTGATCCGTTCCGTCAATGACCTTCCTCAATCGCGGCAGGCAGTGGGTATGACAATGCTCGCCAAGCTCAACGCCTATCCACCTGCGCCCCATCTTATGGGCAACTGCGGCGGTTGTGCCTGAGCCGAGGAAGGAATCAAGCACCAAGTCATTTTCATTAGTAGCTAAGGTAAGAATGCGCTGAATAAGGCGTTCTGGTTTTGGAGTAGTGAAAACATCTTCACTATGAAATGCCTTGATTTCCTTCTTTGCCTCCTGATTATCACCAACCTCCGTTCTAAACCAGATGGTTTTAGAGACTGTGCCTTCTTGAACTTCAGATAGGAATCTTTTTAACCTTGGCATATTATTTCCTGATTGTCCGAACCAAATTCTATTGTCTTCGACCAATTCTCGATATTTCTCTTTTGATACTGACCAGCATCGTGACTCAGTCGGGTTTACTACTCTTCCAGAAGGAAGGGTAATGGGATAATCAGTATTTGGAGTGTACGTCTTAACAGATAAATCTGATGATGTCCACAATCCTCTTGGATCATTATCCGGATTCTTATATCGGGAATCCATTTCTGCTGTTCTTGGCAACAGATTAGGACTCCACACATCTTTATTTTTTGCATAAACCAGGATATGATCATGGCTGTCAGAAAGCCATTTTGTATCATT
Above is a genomic segment from Candidatus Brocadiaceae bacterium containing:
- a CDS encoding nucleotidyltransferase domain-containing protein, yielding MKLSQKEREIIERFKQIISKKFPDEIVEVLVFGSKARGDATKESDIDVLVITSSNNWKRGDEIREIGYGLDDEIDYKLSIQVISQEHFDYLKQNNFQFIKSIKNESITV
- a CDS encoding endonuclease domain-containing protein, whose product is MKRKTIIPYNPKLKEVARRLRKSGTLSEALLWTYLKKKQMCGYDFDRQKPIDNYIVDFFCNELMLAIEIDGCSHSEKDEGDRIRQAKLESLGIRFLRFYDSDIKKNIQGVLWVIEDWIRRHKDEPTPSPPRRGMNPPLTPPKRGIKRKKPPERGI
- a CDS encoding site-specific DNA-methyltransferase; amino-acid sequence: MTKNQKLELTWIGKDEQPRLEPRILIEDPEKSYGHTPTPLKRGIKSPLLGGETGVGNMLIFGDNLLALKALEQDFTGKIKCVYIDPPYNTGNAFEHYDDGLEHSIWLSLMKPRIEILHRLLRNDGTLWISIDDDECHYLKVLCDEIFGRRNFVNNVIWEKKFSPQNDTKWLSDSHDHILVYAKNKDVWSPNLLPRTAEMDSRYKNPDNDPRGLWTSSDLSVKTYTPNTDYPITLPSGRVVNPTESRCWSVSKEKYRELVEDNRIWFGQSGNNMPRLKRFLSEVQEGTVSKTIWFRTEVGDNQEAKKEIKAFHSEDVFTTPKPERLIQRILTLATNENDLVLDSFLGSGTTAAVAHKMGRRWIGVELGEHCHTHCLPRLRKVIDGTDQGGISRIVPTPVSSQSGNEPTPNPSQEGNKKSPLLGGEKGVGWQGGGGFKYYYLAPSLLKKDKHGNWIIDERYNADMLAAAMAKHEGFRYCPDEQMYWKQGRSTEKDYIFVTTQFVTVQFLDKIHEEMNPDESLLICCKSFQEACENRFGNITVKKIPKMLLGRCEFGKEDYSLNIVNVPEPTAEPTPSPSQEGNMKKNPSQEGNKSPLSGGDSGVGKTARVKKSNKENSTRKKPKQRKLFE